In Candidatus Binatia bacterium, the DNA window TAGGCCACGGTGTCGAGCTCGTAGAGCGCCTGCATCACCGCCTCGCCGATCATCGAGCTCGGCACCTCGCGCTCGCCGCGGTCGAGCATCTTGCGCTCGATGCCGTCGACCACCTGCTCGATCGCTTCGAGGCTGACCGGCAGCTTCTCGCAGGCCTTCTTGAGGCCCGCGACGATCTTCAGCCGGTCGAACGGCTCACGCCGGCCGTCCTTCTTGATGACCGCCGGCAGGTACTCCTCGACCCGCTCGTAGGTCGTGAAGCGCCGCCCGCACTTCTCGCACTCGCGCCGCCGGCGGATGACGTCGCCGTCCTTGCCCAGCCGCGAGTCGATGACGCGGTTGTTGAGGTCCCGGCAGGCGGGGCACTTCATGGCGTCTCGGCCGTCAGTGCCGGTAGAGCGGGAAGCGGCGGCAGAGCGCGGTGGTCTCCTCCGCGATCTTGGCGAGCGCCGTCTGGTCGCCGACGTGCGACAGCGCCCGCGCGATCAGGTCGGCGATCTGATCCATCTCGGGCTCGCGCATGCCGCGGGTGGTGACCGTCGGCGTGCCCATGCGCAGGCCGCTGGTGACGAACGGCGAGCGCGGGTCGAACGGCACCGTGTTGCGGTTCGCGGTGATGCGCGCCTGATCGAGCGTCTCCTGCGCGACCTTGCCGGTGATGTCGCTCTTGCGCAGGTCGATCAGCAGGAGGTGGTTGTCGGTGCCGCCCGAGACCAGGCGGAAGCCGCGCCGCGTGAGGCCCTCGGCGAGCGCCTTCGCGTTCTTCACCACCTGCTTCTGGTAGTCGCGGAAGGCGGGCTGCGCCGCCTCGTGCAGGGCGACCGCCTTCGCGGCGATGACGTGCATCAGCGGTCCGCCCTGGTTGCCCGGGAAGACCGTGCTGTTGATCGCCTTCTCCTCGCTCGCGCGGGCGAGGATCATGCCGCCGCGCGGGCCGCGCAGCGTCTTGTGCGTCGTCGTGGTGACGAACTCCGCGTACGGCACGGGCGACGGATGCTCGCCGGCCGCGACCAGCCCCGCGAAATGCGCCATGTCGACCATCAGCTTGGCGCCGACCTCGTCGGCGGCCTCGCGGAACGGCGCGAAGTCGACGATGCGCGGGTACGCGCTGTGGCCGGCGACGATCAGCTTCGGCCGGTGCTCGCGCGCGAGCTTGCGCACCGCATCGTAGTCGATGCGCTCGTCCTCCTCGCGCACCCCGTACGGCACGACCTTGAACCACTTACCGGAGAAGTTCGCCGGGTTGCCGTGGGTCAGGTGCCCGCCGTGCTGCAGATTCATCGCCAGGATCGTGTCGCCCGGCTGCAGCTGCGAGAAGTAGACCGCCATGTTCGCCTGCGAGCCGGAGTGCGGCTGCACGTTGACGAACTCGGCGCCGAACAGGGCCTTCGCCCGGTCGATCGCGAGCTGCTCGACGACGTCGACGTGCTCGCAACCGCCGTAGTAGCGCTTGCCGGGATAGCCCTCGGCGTACTTGTTGGTGAGAACCGAGCCCTGAGCCTCGAGCACCGCGCGGCTCGCCGCGTTCTCCGACGGGATCAGCTCGAGGTTGTCCTCCTGGCGTCGGCGCTCGCGGGCGATCGCGGCCGCGATTTCCGGATCGACGTCGGCGAGAGATGCGTCGATCGAGCTCACTTGTGGCTTTCGATGTAGGCGACGACGTCACCGACGGTGCGGATCTTCTCCGCTTCCTCGTCGGAGATCTCGAGGTCGTACTCCTCCTCGAGCGCCATCACGAGCTCGACGATGTCGAGCGAGTCCGCTCCGAGGTCCTCGATGAACGAAGCGTTCGGCTGCACCTCGTCCTCGCTGACGCCGAGCTGCTCGCAAACGATCTCTTTGACCTTCGCCTCGACTGCTGAAGCCATGGAGTTTCCTCCCCTGCCCTGGTCCACCGGGTCCGAGCGCGTGATTTGGGCTCGCTTTACCGTGTCGCGGCCGTGC includes these proteins:
- the nrdR gene encoding transcriptional regulator NrdR; translation: MKCPACRDLNNRVIDSRLGKDGDVIRRRRECEKCGRRFTTYERVEEYLPAVIKKDGRREPFDRLKIVAGLKKACEKLPVSLEAIEQVVDGIERKMLDRGEREVPSSMIGEAVMQALYELDTVAYVRFASVYRSFQDVNEFMDELEEIIRERRSQRAQREQAPPPRKRATGAAAKAKPAARPNSRRAQRG
- the glyA gene encoding serine hydroxymethyltransferase, translated to MDASLADVDPEIAAAIARERRRQEDNLELIPSENAASRAVLEAQGSVLTNKYAEGYPGKRYYGGCEHVDVVEQLAIDRAKALFGAEFVNVQPHSGSQANMAVYFSQLQPGDTILAMNLQHGGHLTHGNPANFSGKWFKVVPYGVREEDERIDYDAVRKLAREHRPKLIVAGHSAYPRIVDFAPFREAADEVGAKLMVDMAHFAGLVAAGEHPSPVPYAEFVTTTTHKTLRGPRGGMILARASEEKAINSTVFPGNQGGPLMHVIAAKAVALHEAAQPAFRDYQKQVVKNAKALAEGLTRRGFRLVSGGTDNHLLLIDLRKSDITGKVAQETLDQARITANRNTVPFDPRSPFVTSGLRMGTPTVTTRGMREPEMDQIADLIARALSHVGDQTALAKIAEETTALCRRFPLYRH
- the acpP gene encoding acyl carrier protein → MASAVEAKVKEIVCEQLGVSEDEVQPNASFIEDLGADSLDIVELVMALEEEYDLEISDEEAEKIRTVGDVVAYIESHK